The Thioalkalivibrio thiocyanodenitrificans ARhD 1 nucleotide sequence CGAAATCGTTCATCGCGGGCCGCTGTGCGCAGGCAGCGAAAATGGCAGCGGTCAGGAGGAGAATGATAAATCGAAGATTACGCATTGATGTCTTCCGTGCGGAGTGAGGACAGAGCGCAGGCTGCGGGGGAGTGCACCTCGCAACTATAAACCTTTTGGCGGGAGCCCTTCATCCGGCCGGCTCTGACGGACGTGTCCACAGTTAGTGTCCCCGAGCCCGTCCGGGTTCCTCCGAGGATCCGGCAACTCGCCGGAAACTGGAGGATTTCTTCCGTCCGCTCAACGATTTGTCAGGGGGCTTTCGCTTGTCAGCGCGGGCGCCATGGCGCAAAATCTGCCGTTGCCCAGTGATTTACTCGTCCATGCTGTTCACCGTCGGCATCAATCACAAGACCGCTCCGGTGGGAATCCGGGAGCGCGTGGTCTTTCCCCCTGAACGCATGGGGGAGGCCCTGCGGCGCCTGCATAAGATGGGCGTCGACGAGGCCGCGATCCTGTCCACCTGCAACCGTACGGAGGTCTACTTTCGGCAGAACCCGGCCACGGACGATGAGCGCGTGGCGCACTGGCTGGGGGAGTACCACCACGTCGCACCCGCCGATCTGGAGCCCTATCTCTACCATCACAGGGAGGAGGATGCGGTGCGCCACACCCTTCGGGTGGCCTGCGGCCTGGACTCCCTGGTGCTGGGCGAGCCCCAGATCCTCGGGCAGATGAAGCTGGCCTACCAGAGCGCCAGCGAGGCCGGCACCCTGGGCAGGGAACTGGGGCGGCTGTTCCAGCACGCCTTTTCGGTGGCCAAGAACGTGCGCACATCCACGGCCATCGGCGCGAGCCCCGTATCCGTCGCCTTCGCGGCGGTGAGCCTGGCCAGGCAGATCTTCGGTGACCTGCATCCGCTCACCGCCCTCATGATCGGCGCCGGTGAAACCATCGAACTGGCCGCCCGCCACCTGCACAGCAATCAGATCGGCCGCATCCTGGTGGCCAACCGCACGCTGGACCGTGCCCGCGGCCTGGCCGATCAGTTCGACGGCGAGGCCATCACGCTCACCGAGATCGCCACCCGCCTGGCCGATGCGGACATTGTCATCTCCTCCACCGCAAGCCCGGTGCCCGTGCTGGGCAAGGGAACGGTGGAACGGACCCTCAAGGCCCGCAGGCACAAGCCCATGTTCATGGTGGACATCGCCGTGCCCCGGGATATCGAGCAGGAGGTGGGGGATCTGGATGACGTGTATCTCTATACCGTGGACGACCTGGAGGAGGTGATCCAGGAGAACCTGAAGTCCCGGCGGGAAGCGGCCCACCAGGCGGAAGAGATCATCGAAACCCAGGTGCTCGATTTCAT carries:
- the hemA gene encoding glutamyl-tRNA reductase, whose protein sequence is MLFTVGINHKTAPVGIRERVVFPPERMGEALRRLHKMGVDEAAILSTCNRTEVYFRQNPATDDERVAHWLGEYHHVAPADLEPYLYHHREEDAVRHTLRVACGLDSLVLGEPQILGQMKLAYQSASEAGTLGRELGRLFQHAFSVAKNVRTSTAIGASPVSVAFAAVSLARQIFGDLHPLTALMIGAGETIELAARHLHSNQIGRILVANRTLDRARGLADQFDGEAITLTEIATRLADADIVISSTASPVPVLGKGTVERTLKARRHKPMFMVDIAVPRDIEQEVGDLDDVYLYTVDDLEEVIQENLKSRREAAHQAEEIIETQVLDFMGWLRAQDAVDTIRAFRDKATHIQQEVLDKAVQMAAHGKDPEEALRYLAHTLTNKLLHDPCTGLNHAAREGRLDLLDAAHTLFNLPQTRRPPGTDDDA